Proteins encoded within one genomic window of Triticum aestivum cultivar Chinese Spring chromosome 2D, IWGSC CS RefSeq v2.1, whole genome shotgun sequence:
- the LOC780600 gene encoding probable transcription factor FL: protein MDPNDAFLAAHPFRWDLGPPAPAAVPPPPPPPPPPPALPPANAPRELEDLVVGYGVRASTVARISELGFTASTLLVMTERELDDMTAALAGLFRWDLLIGERFGLRAALRAERGRLMSPGCRHHGYQSGSTIDGASQEVLSNERDGAASGGIGEEDAMRMMASGKKQKNGSAGRKAKKARRKKVNDLRLDMQGDEHEEGGGGRSESTESSAGGGVGGERQREHPFVVTEPGEVARAKKNGLDYLFHLYEQCRLFLLQVQSMAKLHGQKSPTKVTNQVFRYASKVGASYINKPKMRHYVHCYALHCLDEDASDALRRAYKARGENVGAWRQACYAPLVDIAARHGFDIDAVFAAHPRLAIWYVPTRLRQLCHQARSAHDTAAAHAGAMPPPMF from the exons ATGGATCCCAACGACGCCTTCTTGGCCGCGCACCCGTTCAGGTGGGACCTCGGCCCGCCGGCTCCGGCAGCcgtgcctcctccccctcccccgcctccgcctcctcctgcgctACCTCCGGCGAACGCGCCGAGGGAGCTGGAGGACCTCGTGGTCGGGTATGGCGTGCGCGCGTCCACGGTGGCGCGGATCTCGGAGCTCGGGTTCACGGCCAGCACGCTCCTCGTCATGACGGAGCGCGAGCTCGACGACATGACGGCCGCGCTCGCGGGACTATTCCGCTGGGACCTGCTCATCGGCGAGCGGTTCGGCCTTCGTGCCGCGCTGCGCGCCGAGCGCGGCCGCCTCATGTCACCGGGCTGCCGCCACCACGGATACCAGTCCGGGAGCACCATCGACGGCGCCTCACAGGAAG TGCTGTCGAACGAGCGCGATGGGGCGGCTAGCGGCGGCATCGGCGAAGAGGACGCCATGAGGATGATGGCGTCGGGCAAGAAGCAGAAGAATGGGTCCGCAGGGAGgaaggccaagaaggccaggagGAAGAAGGTGAACGACCTGCGGCTGGACATGCAGGGGGACGAGCACGAGGAAGGCGGGGGCGGCCGGTCGGAGTCGACGGAGTCGTCAGCCGGCGGAGGCGTCGGCGGGGAGCGGCAGCGGGAGCACCCGTTCGTGGTGACGGAGCCCGGCGAGGTGGCGAGGGCCAAGAAGAACGGGCTGGACTACCTGTTCCATCTCTACGAGCAGTGCCGCCTCTTCCTGCTCCAGGTGCAGTCCATGGCCAAGCTGCATGGCCAGAAGTCTCCAACCAAG GTGACGAACCAGGTGTTCAGGTACGCGAGCAAGGTGGGGGCGAGCTACATCAACAAGCCCAAGATGCGGCACTACGTGCACTGCTACGCGCTGCACTGCCTGGACGAGGACGCCTCCGACGCGCTGCGCCGGGCGTACAAGGCGCGCGGCGAGAACGTCGGGGCGTGGCGGCAGGCCTGCTACGCGCCGCTGGTGGACATCGCGGCGCGCCACGGCTTCGACATCGACGCCGTCTTCGCCGCGCACCCGCGGCTCGCCATCTGGTACGTGCCCACCAGGCTCCGCCAGCTCTGCCACCAGGCCCGGAGCGCCCACGACACCGCCGCCGCGCACGCCGGCGCCATGCCGCCGCCCATGTTCTAG